A single genomic interval of Candidatus Anstonellales archaeon harbors:
- the gatD gene encoding Glu-tRNA(Gln) amidotransferase subunit GatD, with product MYSESVRELLSKKGIEEGDKIKVVRDDLTFEGMLLPKIGFGDPSCIVLKLDNGYNIGIDINTISDISLLSKGRIQKEDEVITVPSTLQIPKKRISVLACGGTIASKVEYETGAVKPSVSAEEIVSEFHELHSLASFDTKQIFNILSEDMTPQHWSIMAKEVYDVIKSGTEGVVIAHGTDTMGYSAAALSFMLQDPPIPIVLTGSQRSTDRGSSDNKINLICSVLCAKSDIAHVGVCMHATSSDDFCYFHLGTRVRKMHTSRRDAFQTIGGEPLAIIDYLKKSVSPLTSYRKRDEGRQLKFDNRLNPNVALIYAHPGIKPEFISSLSKYDGVVIAATGLGHVSTNYLGDGFTPPIIDSIKELCTSGIPIVIAPQTIFGRIDMNVYANGRRLLETGVIGNGCDMIPETALVKLMWVLGHEKDPKRIKEEMERNIAGEITERSSLI from the coding sequence ATGTATTCTGAGTCCGTTAGAGAATTATTATCTAAAAAGGGAATTGAGGAAGGGGACAAGATAAAAGTAGTAAGAGACGATTTAACTTTTGAAGGCATGCTCCTTCCAAAAATAGGGTTTGGTGACCCCAGTTGTATAGTTCTGAAGCTAGATAACGGATATAACATCGGTATAGACATTAACACAATATCTGATATCTCACTTTTATCCAAAGGAAGGATTCAAAAAGAAGACGAAGTCATAACTGTTCCCTCCACTCTCCAAATTCCAAAAAAAAGAATATCTGTTCTTGCCTGTGGCGGTACGATAGCTTCTAAGGTAGAATATGAAACCGGAGCAGTTAAACCCTCTGTTTCAGCCGAGGAAATCGTTTCAGAATTCCATGAATTACACTCCCTTGCTTCATTTGATACGAAACAGATTTTCAATATTTTATCTGAGGACATGACTCCACAACATTGGTCAATAATGGCAAAGGAAGTATATGACGTAATTAAGAGTGGAACAGAGGGAGTAGTTATAGCTCATGGTACTGATACGATGGGATATAGTGCTGCTGCTCTCTCATTTATGCTTCAGGACCCTCCTATTCCGATAGTCCTTACAGGTTCACAGCGCTCCACTGATAGGGGTTCATCTGACAATAAGATAAATCTTATCTGCTCTGTCCTATGCGCAAAGTCAGATATTGCCCATGTAGGTGTTTGCATGCATGCGACTTCAAGCGACGACTTCTGCTATTTTCATCTTGGAACAAGAGTAAGAAAAATGCACACATCTCGCAGAGACGCCTTTCAAACAATAGGTGGCGAGCCACTCGCCATAATAGATTATTTAAAAAAATCCGTGTCTCCTTTAACCAGCTATCGAAAGCGTGATGAAGGTCGCCAGCTCAAATTTGATAACCGTTTAAATCCAAACGTTGCGCTAATATACGCCCACCCAGGAATAAAGCCTGAATTTATATCTTCACTTTCAAAATATGACGGGGTAGTTATTGCAGCTACGGGTTTGGGTCATGTCAGCACAAACTATTTGGGAGATGGATTCACCCCCCCAATTATAGATTCCATAAAAGAGTTATGTACTTCAGGCATCCCTATAGTGATAGCTCCTCAAACAATCTTCGGTCGCATTGATATGAATGTTTATGCCAATGGAAGAAGACTTCTAGAAACAGGTGTAATTGGAAACGGTTGTGACATGATTCCAGAAACTGCCTTGGTTAAGCTTATGTGGGTTCTTGGCCACGAGAAAGACCCGAAGAGGATTAAGGAAGAAATGGAGAGAAACATTGCAGGAGAGATTACAGAAAGGAGTAGTTTGATATGA
- a CDS encoding tRNA uridine(34) 5-carboxymethylaminomethyl modification radical SAM/GNAT enzyme Elp3 yields the protein MDNDSRNYDYSHLLKKKITKRDFSLDNKRKEAAEYAAKALCQGESNLQEIKKEASKKFSLQSVLRNSDILAVLSPSQKTKRILSLLLKTPTRTLSGVSPVAVMPKPFPCVGFCTYCPKGIGAPQSYTGFEPMTMRAIQNNYDPKKQVLARLKQYSQQGHPTDKCHLILMGGTFLAVPKDYRHKFVKECYDAFNGFDSPTIEESKKANEKATHRVIGVTFETRPDWCFENEIDDALLLGGTQMELGVQTLSDEVYKKVKRGHTVSDVKKATDLLKNSAFKVCYHMMLGLFASPQEDEKYFRTLFSDPDFKPDMLKIYPTLVLEGTPLYEQYKRGEFSPYTSEEAAEVILRITKYFPPYVRVMRVQRDIPSNLIHAGVKHSNLRQLVDQKLKRAGILCQCVRCREIGNEGRGFRKIGDVDLSLERIDYEANGGHEIFLSFEDKRKHILAAFCRLRVPPTSHRPEITDKTALIRELHVYGAEVEIGQSEMDKIQHKGLGKKLLAEAEKISREEFEKRKLLIISGAGARPYYYKLGYIPDGAYVSKSL from the coding sequence TTGGATAATGATAGTCGAAACTACGATTATTCTCACCTACTAAAAAAGAAAATAACAAAGAGAGATTTTAGTCTAGACAATAAAAGAAAAGAGGCAGCTGAATATGCAGCAAAGGCCCTCTGTCAGGGAGAATCAAACCTTCAAGAGATCAAAAAAGAGGCAAGTAAAAAGTTTTCCCTGCAATCTGTTCTTCGGAATTCAGACATACTCGCCGTTCTCAGTCCCTCACAAAAAACAAAACGCATTCTCTCTCTTCTTCTAAAAACACCTACACGTACGCTTTCCGGAGTCTCCCCCGTTGCAGTTATGCCAAAACCCTTTCCCTGTGTCGGTTTTTGTACTTACTGCCCAAAAGGAATCGGCGCTCCTCAAAGCTATACTGGTTTTGAGCCGATGACTATGAGAGCAATCCAAAACAACTATGACCCAAAAAAACAAGTTTTAGCTCGTCTCAAGCAGTATTCACAACAGGGCCATCCGACTGACAAGTGCCACCTTATCCTAATGGGAGGCACCTTTTTGGCCGTACCAAAAGATTATAGACACAAGTTTGTTAAGGAGTGTTATGATGCCTTTAATGGTTTTGATTCTCCAACAATAGAAGAATCCAAAAAAGCAAATGAAAAAGCAACACATAGAGTAATAGGAGTTACATTTGAAACTCGTCCAGATTGGTGCTTTGAAAACGAAATAGACGATGCACTTTTACTTGGCGGAACACAAATGGAATTGGGCGTCCAAACTCTATCTGATGAGGTATACAAAAAGGTGAAGCGAGGACATACCGTTTCTGATGTAAAAAAAGCTACTGATCTTCTTAAGAACTCAGCATTTAAAGTTTGCTACCACATGATGCTTGGTCTTTTTGCATCTCCGCAAGAAGACGAAAAATACTTTCGCACTCTTTTTTCGGACCCGGATTTTAAGCCAGATATGCTAAAAATATACCCTACACTTGTTCTTGAGGGAACTCCACTCTATGAGCAATACAAAAGAGGAGAATTTAGTCCATATACTAGCGAAGAAGCCGCAGAAGTCATACTGAGAATTACAAAATACTTTCCGCCCTATGTTCGCGTTATGCGCGTCCAACGAGACATACCCTCCAATCTTATCCACGCCGGAGTCAAACATTCGAACCTAAGGCAGCTAGTGGACCAAAAGCTCAAGCGTGCAGGTATTTTGTGTCAATGTGTTAGGTGTCGTGAAATTGGAAATGAAGGACGAGGTTTTCGAAAAATCGGAGATGTAGATCTAAGTTTAGAGAGAATTGACTATGAAGCAAATGGAGGTCATGAAATTTTTTTATCCTTTGAAGATAAGCGAAAACACATTCTTGCAGCTTTTTGTAGATTGCGAGTCCCTCCTACCTCTCACAGACCAGAAATAACAGATAAAACTGCATTAATCCGCGAGCTCCATGTTTATGGGGCTGAAGTCGAAATAGGACAAAGTGAAATGGATAAAATCCAGCATAAAGGTCTTGGAAAAAAGCTTCTTGCGGAAGCAGAAAAAATCTCAAGAGAAGAATTTGAAAAAAGAAAGCTTCTAATAATCTCTGGTGCAGGCGCCCGCCCATATTACTACAAACTAGGTTATATACCAGATGGAGCGTACGTAAGCAAAAGCCTTTGA
- a CDS encoding glycogen/starch synthase, translating to MPDIIFEVSSEAARKVGGIYTVLQTKAPYLVKKYGDNYILLGFLDELTTFEFREEKADEEIQKIIDKLGRDGIEVKYGRWTLGGGAQIFLISGKKHGELMVTYENHETRTDKKLNYIKFLLWKHFQIDSLMEKSWDFSENVLWGWCVGMLLEELISTKRFSKKRAVAHFHEWISGSALLYCKLRKLPLKTVFTTHATVLGRTLSSYGHNLLADAARGTRQIDVSVAYQLKVEGKHQLEVAAANAADILTTVSETVADEVKYILGRKSDIITINGIDFEAGKDEKQISSLSKYVRLELIQFLESLFIPYYDQSYKNPLLIYISGRYEFKNKGFDIYINALGKLNSILREKAPERRVFAFIFTPTAVSGPRVDMIKNYLLLDKIHEILEKTLGEDFRTKDYTNLRSCIKNKIVSSQLRQKIETMMSGFSRGSGKPTLNCFDLIYPSDQIVRACALAGLTNAKEDVVKVIFYPTYVKSNDGLLNLDYYDVISGMDVGVFPSRYEPFGYTPLEAALNLNVSITTDNTGFGRYVSSRVNLKNRGITVLRMSDVSETAVVDELANELEKLYNLDLSSLEQLKSDAYNLVRLCDWKELIQNYFKAYQLTEKTAQLGTSL from the coding sequence ATGCCCGATATTATCTTTGAAGTTTCGAGCGAAGCGGCACGCAAGGTTGGTGGAATATATACTGTGCTACAAACAAAGGCACCTTATCTGGTCAAAAAATACGGTGATAATTATATATTACTTGGATTTCTTGACGAACTGACAACGTTTGAATTCAGAGAAGAAAAAGCAGACGAGGAAATCCAAAAAATCATTGACAAACTTGGAAGAGACGGAATAGAAGTAAAATACGGAAGATGGACGCTTGGAGGCGGAGCTCAAATATTCCTGATCAGCGGCAAAAAACACGGCGAACTGATGGTAACTTATGAGAATCATGAAACAAGAACAGATAAAAAACTAAATTATATCAAATTCCTCCTCTGGAAGCATTTTCAGATTGACTCCCTTATGGAAAAATCATGGGATTTCTCTGAAAACGTACTTTGGGGCTGGTGTGTCGGCATGCTTCTTGAGGAGCTAATATCTACCAAGAGATTCTCCAAAAAGAGGGCAGTAGCACACTTTCATGAATGGATATCCGGTTCAGCTCTCCTTTATTGTAAGCTCAGAAAACTCCCACTCAAAACCGTATTTACAACGCATGCAACAGTCCTGGGTAGGACACTATCCTCTTACGGTCATAACCTCTTAGCTGATGCCGCTAGAGGAACCAGACAAATAGATGTTTCGGTTGCTTACCAACTTAAAGTTGAGGGAAAACATCAACTTGAGGTCGCTGCTGCCAACGCAGCAGATATTTTAACAACTGTTTCAGAGACTGTAGCCGATGAAGTAAAATATATCCTTGGACGGAAATCAGATATAATAACTATAAATGGAATTGATTTTGAAGCAGGTAAAGATGAAAAACAGATTTCAAGCTTATCCAAATACGTAAGGTTGGAGCTAATCCAATTTTTGGAATCTCTTTTTATCCCTTATTATGACCAATCCTATAAGAACCCTCTATTAATCTATATTTCGGGCAGGTACGAGTTCAAAAACAAAGGATTTGACATATATATAAATGCTCTTGGAAAATTGAATTCAATCCTTAGAGAAAAAGCTCCTGAGAGAAGAGTGTTTGCCTTCATCTTTACTCCAACTGCGGTATCAGGGCCTCGCGTAGACATGATAAAAAATTATTTACTTCTTGACAAAATACACGAGATATTGGAAAAAACGCTGGGTGAAGATTTTCGAACCAAAGACTATACCAATCTTCGCTCATGCATAAAGAACAAAATAGTCTCGAGTCAACTGAGGCAGAAGATAGAGACTATGATGAGCGGCTTTAGCCGCGGTTCAGGAAAACCCACCCTAAACTGTTTTGATTTAATTTATCCCTCCGACCAAATAGTCCGAGCATGCGCTCTAGCCGGGTTAACAAATGCAAAGGAAGACGTCGTAAAAGTAATTTTTTACCCAACATATGTAAAATCAAATGACGGATTACTCAATCTCGATTATTACGATGTAATATCTGGAATGGATGTGGGTGTCTTTCCTTCAAGATACGAACCATTTGGTTATACCCCGCTTGAAGCCGCTCTTAATCTAAATGTTTCAATAACCACAGACAACACGGGTTTTGGGAGATACGTATCTAGCAGGGTAAATCTAAAAAACCGAGGAATAACCGTACTTCGCATGTCTGACGTATCTGAGACTGCCGTTGTCGACGAACTTGCAAACGAATTGGAGAAACTATACAATCTTGATTTATCTTCTCTCGAACAATTAAAAAGTGATGCCTATAATCTCGTTCGCCTTTGCGATTGGAAGGAACTAATACAAAACTACTTTAAGGCTTACCAGCTCACAGAGAAAACCGCACAGCTTGGTACCTCTTTATAA
- the speD gene encoding adenosylmethionine decarboxylase: protein MFGPHLTIDMYGCNKRKLKDINFIYSFLDEMPELIGMTKIMPPYTFSYSGLRPEDWGISGIVLIAESHISVHTFPEKNFVSVDIFSCKDFDIENATEVIISKFEAKTYEKNFFMRGRHFPKDYGRIRSVMEIQRMQATH, encoded by the coding sequence ATGTTTGGGCCTCATTTAACTATTGATATGTATGGTTGCAACAAAAGAAAATTAAAAGATATAAATTTTATTTATAGCTTTTTAGACGAGATGCCTGAACTGATTGGAATGACAAAAATAATGCCACCTTATACATTTTCTTACAGTGGACTTAGGCCCGAAGATTGGGGCATTTCTGGAATTGTGCTGATAGCTGAAAGCCATATTTCAGTACATACATTTCCCGAGAAAAATTTCGTTTCTGTGGATATTTTTTCATGCAAGGACTTTGATATAGAGAACGCCACTGAAGTTATAATAAGCAAATTCGAAGCAAAGACGTATGAAAAAAATTTCTTTATGAGAGGCAGACATTTCCCAAAAGACTACGGGAGAATCAGAAGCGTGATGGAGATACAGAGGATGCAGGCTACTCACTGA
- a CDS encoding argininosuccinate synthase — protein MEKLVLAYSGGLDTSCILRWLVDKGYEVIAFTANLGQKEDFEKVKQKALSTGASKFILRDLRREFVTDFIFPAIRANAIYEGRYLLGTSLARPLTAKHQIEIAHEEEAQYVAHGATGKGNDQCRFELTYLALDPKIKIISPWKDPEFLSQFKGRDDLLQYAKKYGIPVEATVSKPYSEDENLMHISHEAGILEDPAHIPDDSVYSRTVSPQRAPDKSTWLEIYFKDGNPIKVVNLNTNEVKEDPLELFLYLNKIGAENGVGRVDMVENRFVGIKSRGLYETPAGTILYIAHKDIESIAMDREVMRLRDMLSPKMAEAIYYGFWFSPEMEFLMAAVDKSQEYIDGKVVLEIYKGNVFTRARESPSSLYDKELSSMHIEGGFDQKDSAGFIRINAIRLMAHRAIVEKQKRERRYNKKPIQ, from the coding sequence ATGGAAAAATTAGTTCTTGCATATTCCGGAGGGCTTGATACATCTTGTATTCTTAGGTGGTTAGTCGATAAAGGCTATGAGGTAATAGCATTCACTGCAAACCTTGGCCAGAAAGAAGACTTTGAAAAAGTAAAGCAAAAAGCCCTTTCAACTGGAGCATCTAAATTTATTCTTCGCGATTTGAGGCGCGAATTCGTAACAGATTTCATATTCCCAGCAATCAGAGCAAATGCAATTTACGAGGGTCGCTATCTTTTAGGAACGTCTCTCGCACGCCCTCTTACTGCAAAACATCAAATAGAAATCGCTCATGAAGAAGAAGCACAATACGTTGCCCACGGAGCCACGGGAAAGGGAAATGATCAATGTCGCTTTGAACTTACATATCTTGCTCTTGACCCAAAAATAAAGATAATCTCACCTTGGAAAGATCCAGAATTTTTATCTCAGTTTAAAGGGAGAGACGACCTTCTGCAATACGCAAAGAAATATGGGATTCCTGTAGAAGCAACGGTTTCAAAACCATATTCTGAAGATGAAAACCTTATGCACATATCTCATGAAGCAGGAATACTCGAAGACCCTGCTCATATACCAGATGATTCAGTATACTCTCGCACAGTATCGCCACAAAGAGCTCCAGATAAAAGCACTTGGCTTGAAATTTACTTTAAAGATGGGAACCCAATAAAAGTAGTCAATCTCAATACAAATGAAGTAAAAGAGGATCCCCTTGAGCTTTTTCTTTATCTCAATAAAATTGGAGCAGAAAACGGGGTTGGAAGAGTAGACATGGTTGAAAATCGCTTTGTTGGAATAAAATCACGAGGCTTATATGAAACCCCAGCAGGCACAATTCTGTATATCGCACATAAGGATATAGAATCTATCGCTATGGATAGGGAAGTAATGCGACTTCGAGACATGCTATCTCCCAAAATGGCAGAAGCAATATACTATGGCTTTTGGTTCTCTCCTGAAATGGAATTTCTGATGGCTGCTGTCGACAAGAGTCAAGAATACATAGACGGAAAGGTTGTCCTTGAAATTTATAAAGGAAACGTCTTTACACGTGCAAGGGAATCCCCCTCATCTTTGTATGATAAGGAGCTAAGCTCTATGCATATTGAAGGTGGATTTGATCAGAAAGATTCGGCAGGCTTTATAAGGATAAATGCAATTCGCCTTATGGCTCATCGTGCAATAGTCGAAAAGCAAAAAAGAGAGAGGAGATACAACAAAAAACCCATTCAGTGA
- a CDS encoding transcription initiation factor IIB yields the protein MANACPDCGNTKLTRDYKRGELICSNCGLIIQESMADLGPEWRAFDSEQKEKRARGGAPIKFMRPNKGLVTEIDQYNRDIRGAKISPKKQAQFYRMRKWHKRASIASSMERNLAIALSELDRIASYLGLPDSIRESAALLYRRCIREELIRGRLIESVVSAVIYATCRLHGIPRTLDEIAKVSGIEKKEIGRAYRFVRRELELKVPLTDPSQYVPKFTAALKLSGQVQEKAIQLLKKSIKKGLISGRGPTGVAAAAVYIASAIYGERRTQKEVADVAGVTEVTIRNRYRELKKELGLKVAL from the coding sequence ATGGCAAATGCTTGTCCGGATTGCGGCAATACAAAACTTACGAGGGACTATAAACGAGGCGAGCTTATCTGTTCAAACTGCGGGTTGATAATCCAGGAAAGCATGGCTGATTTGGGACCAGAGTGGCGAGCATTTGACTCAGAGCAAAAAGAAAAGCGTGCGAGAGGAGGAGCACCGATCAAATTTATGCGTCCTAACAAAGGATTAGTAACCGAAATAGACCAATATAATAGGGATATCCGTGGAGCAAAAATCTCTCCAAAAAAACAAGCCCAGTTTTATAGAATGAGAAAATGGCATAAGCGCGCATCTATTGCTTCTTCAATGGAACGAAATCTTGCTATTGCCCTCTCAGAACTTGATAGAATTGCATCCTACCTTGGTTTGCCTGATTCGATACGCGAGAGCGCTGCCCTTCTTTACCGCCGATGTATCCGGGAAGAACTCATACGCGGCAGACTCATTGAGTCGGTCGTTTCTGCAGTCATTTATGCGACATGTCGTTTGCATGGAATCCCGCGCACATTAGATGAAATCGCAAAAGTGTCGGGCATAGAAAAAAAGGAGATAGGAAGAGCCTATCGCTTTGTTCGCAGGGAACTTGAACTCAAAGTACCTCTCACCGACCCGTCTCAATACGTACCCAAATTCACAGCAGCACTAAAACTCTCCGGACAGGTCCAGGAAAAAGCCATTCAACTCCTTAAAAAGTCAATCAAAAAAGGTCTTATTTCAGGAAGAGGTCCCACAGGAGTTGCAGCTGCGGCAGTGTACATCGCAAGCGCAATTTATGGGGAGAGAAGAACACAAAAGGAAGTTGCAGATGTGGCAGGTGTCACTGAAGTAACCATCCGCAATAGATATAGAGAACTGAAAAAAGAACTCGGCTTAAAGGTTGCACTATAA